In Papio anubis isolate 15944 chromosome 20, Panubis1.0, whole genome shotgun sequence, the genomic window AAGGTGCCCCGGGGAAGTGACACAGGCACCCTCATTCCTTTTGTTCAGTAGGAGtctctgagacctccccagtacCATGCTGCATGGGTGAGGCCGAGGACACAGAGAAATATCAGGAAAGGCTCTTGTCCCTTTATCAGGCAAGCCTCCCTCCTCAACCATATCCATTCATGGTCCATTCACCAATCCACCATCTACCCACATCTACCCATTAAACAACCCATCCAGCCATCGATCCAACCACAGCTCAGCATCAACCAAGCCATGCATTCACCCATCCAGCGCCCActcatctatccattcacccatccatccacccacccatctatctgttcacccatccatccatccgttcacccatctatccatcaaacaactcatccacccacccatccatcaatctacccatccacccatctatccattcacccatccatccatcaatcaactcatccatccatccatccacccgtcCATCTACCCATCCAGCCATCCAGCCATCCATTCTTCCATCtatgtatccatccatccttccacctccCTACCCAACCATCAACCTTTCCTGATTTCACACTTTTTGCTGGGCAACGCTAGGACCAAGGACACTAGGGACCTAGGTCTTACCCTCAAGGCACTCCCTGTCAGGTGGGAGAGACAGTAACCACGTAGACACAGCACATGGTCATACAAGCAGCAAGAGAGGTCGCTCAGACAATATGAACACCCAGAGAAGGCCAGAGAAATTGAGTTAAATCTTAAACACGTGAGAAGTTTTCTGGGTGGTGTGAAGACAGCCAAGGGCACTCCTGGTAAAGAGAAGAGCAGGAACAAGGACCAACTGGCCATCTGTGGACTGAGAGACATCATTAGTGcagagaggcaggagaaacagGGCCAAAatatggggggggggggtccACAGGCCAGTGAGTGCTTCGGTGAAGAGGGAGCCACAGTAGGTCTTTGAGCAGAGGCAGCTAGCTGGAAAGGTGTGATTAGGAAAGAGATAGAAGGTAGAGAGGAAAGGGGAGTGAATGTGTTGTGGCttcacttctcctgcctcagttagTCCTTCTTACTCCTCCTTTCCTAGGACTACAGGTCAGGagaatcccagctcctccacctACGtgttgtgtggccttgggcaaaagtggcgcctttttttttttttttttttttttttgagatggagtctcgctctgtcgcccaggctggagtgcggtggcgctatctcagctcactgcaagctctgcctcctgggttcacgccattcacacgcccggccagttttttttgtatttttagtagagatggggtttcaccaggatagtcttgatctcctgaccttgtgatccgcccgcctcggcctcccaaagtgctgggattacaggcgtgagccaccacgcccggcaaaagTGGcgcctttctgagcttcagtttcctccactGCAGAATGGGGATGGTAATAGTAGTGACCTCGGAGACCCAGTTACATCGAGAGGATTAAACGGGGCctgggctgggctcggtggctcacgtctgtaatcccagcactttgggaggctgaggagaacaGATcgcatgagttcaggagttcgagaccagcctggcccacatggtaaaaccctgtctcttctaaaaatacaaaaattaggccggcaaggtggtgcacgcctgtactcccagctatttgggaggctgaggtgggaggattgcttgaggctaggaggtcgaggctgccgtgagctgagatcacaccactgcactccagcctgggtgacagtgagagatcctgtctcaaaacaaccccaaacgacaacaaaacaaaacaaaacaaaaccaaaaaatgggACCTGGTGCACCTGGAGGCTGGGGCAAGTGTGGCTCTCCCCGGGCGGGGGGCCTGTGTGACTCGGCCCCCACACTTCCCATCTCCAGCGGCAGGGTCTCACAGCCTTCCCCACGTCTGCACCGGTGCCTGCTGTCTCTGCGGTTCTCCGCCAGAATCTGCCCGTCCCGGTCTCCACCCCGCCCTGGGACTCTACTTCCCCATGGCCGCTCTGTGTCTCCATCTGTGCATCGCTCCCCCGTCTGTCTCCATTCCCGTCCCTCCCTCGGTCCCTCCGTCTCCCCGCACTGCCCCGCCCGCCCCTCACCTGGGCCTCACTCGCTGCCCGCGCCCGCCGCCCCGGGCCCGGCCTCGGCGTGGCAGGCACAAGGCACGCGGCAGGAGCCTGCGGGGCGGCAGGGTGCCAGGCGGCTCGGCGCCTCtcggggccgggcgcggggcGCCAGCCGCGGCGGCGGCAAACCAGCGGCGGGAGAGCTTGCGCGCCAGGCGGGCGAGCGCCGAGGGCCGCAGGCCGTAGTCGCGCTCCAGCTCCTGGCGCGAGATCTCGATGTTGCCGGTGTACCAGAGGATCCAGCCCAGCAGGCTCAGGAACACCAGCAGCGCGCCCGAGTAGATGAGCAGGTCCCCGAAGTCGCGGCCGCGCACCTGCAGCTGCGCGAACACGCCAGTCAACAGCGCCGCCATGCCTGCCACGTCCAGCGCCACGGCCAGCAGCAGCGCCATCCGGCAGCGGCCCAGGCCAGCCGCGGGTGCGGGCGCGACGGCCGGCGCGGACGGTGCACCCGGCGGGGTCCCCTGCGAGGCGCACACCGCTGGCACCGCCGCCATGGCCCTGCACCGCCGCCGCTGGCGTCCAGAGAGAGCGTTCCGGGGTGCGGCCCGGCCCGGGGCGGGGTCAGGGGACGGCGCCAGGTGTGCCAAGCTCCCGCCTGGTCACCTGAGCCCGGCTGGGCGCAAACCGACCCCGGCCGTGGTTTCCGTGCAGGGGCTATTATTGCTCAGAGGCCTGCGCCGGTGGTAGCCAGGTGCCTCAGGGGCCGTGCCACCCAGGGAGGTCACACATGGTCAAAACTCAGGGCATTTCAGTGGTGGTAGCGTGGGACACTTGGAGCCGGGCGTGGCGTTGTTTCTGCTCAGTGTCCGCCTCCCGAAGCCAGTGCAGATTAGACAGTGCAGATCAGACAAGGCCCTTAGACGCCAAGGAGCTCTGGGACTCGAGAACCAGCAGTCGGGATGGTCTAAGAGGGGGGAAGCTCGGGGCTCAGCGGAAGCTGAGTTTCCTTTACTCAGAGCGTGTCTTCTGGAGTCTCCTGTGTGCCCAGCGAATGAAGCCAAGGGAACAAAGATGGACGAGACCCATCAGGTCCAGAGCGCACCCGTGGAGAAGGCTGGGCGAACCCCGACTGTCCTATGGATAGTCCTATGGACCAGACGAGGCCCCTGCCCCAAGGAGTTCCCAGGTGTAACCACAAATTAAGGAACCCTGGGGAGGTGACACAGGCACCCTCGTTACTTTTGTTCAGCAGGAgtctctgaggcctccccagcaccATGCCGCGTGGGTGAGGTCGAGGACACAGAGAGATATCAGGCAAGGCTCCTGCCCCTTTAGGGTGGCCCTGACAACGGATCATAACCTCCCAGGGAGCTGATGGGGTGTGACAGGCACACTGCAGGCTGGAGGCACAGGTGGAGGGCAGGGAAGAGGACTAGCGAATCTACAGAATCCTAAGGGGAGCCAACAGCAGCCACATGCAAATCTCCCTCCCTCCAAACAACTCTCCCGTAGAGGGCATCCGCGCTCCCCTGGGGTGGCAGTCTGCGAGAAGTTTCCGTGTAGGTTCTCCCCAGGCTTAAACAGTCCAAAAgttttatttcaagaaaactcTGGGGAGGGCGAACTGCATGGGGGCTGCCGAGATTAGCCGAGAGATTCCGAATGAATACGGAATGTTTCCGAACAGACACACCTCTCCGAAGAGCGTTTCCGGAGGGTTCCGAAAATGCCCGAGCGGGCCTCGGCGCCTTCATTGGCCATCACCGCAAGGGCTTACGAAGACCGGAAATATCCAAAGGTGCCGGGGCTAGGCTTAAATAGTTCACGCATTCACCAGTTCGTTCATAGAACAAACGTTCGTTGAGCGCCCATCATATGCCAATCACAGTGACAAGCGCTGGGTGAGCAATACCGGAGAGACAACGATGAGGCGTGGGTCCCAGGACCTCTCGAATTGGAGCCACTCAGAAATCCAGCGCTGGAGTTCCGAAAACTTCCGAACGGTCCTCGGAACACGCTCTCGGCTCTCTAACCGAAGAGTTCCGAATATTCCCGAGCGTTGAGCGATTGGTAGGCGGAAGTAGCCGAATATCATCGAGCCGCCTCGGAGGTGGGGACCGACAACTCCCGTTGCGCCCGCCCAGAGAGGAAGCGGAAATGCGTGTACGGTATTAAAGGCGTCGTCCCGCCCCCTTCCAACTTCTTTCCGTCTCGGGTCGCCGCTGCGAGAGGAGGTGAGGGTCCGTCTTGTTGGTGTGGCCGCCATCTCGCGCCCGCCGCCCACTCCCTCGCAGCCCTGTGCCTGCCTTCTTCCCTTGCGCCTCAAGGGTCCTTGGCggaccccagccccacccccaccccctgaagTCGTTGTGAATTCTCAAGTTCTTTTCCCCTCACTCTCCCGGAAGTTAGTCTCGGCTGCCTGAGTTCGGTCCCGCCGCCTTAGGTCACTTAGTCCGGCCCGACGGAGTTCTAGGTGGCTGTCTGCCCTCAGGGGTCTCCCATTCACCCACGTTCCCAGTCGCCGACTTCCTCTGCTGTCCTAGCGGGGCCCCCGGCCCAACGCCGGTTTAGTTCTCAGGGTCTGACGCTTTCCACGTGCCCGTTTCCCCGCAGCCGCCGCCATGTCTGCGCATCTGCAATGGATGGTCGTGCGGAACTGCTCCAGTTTCCTGATCAAGAGGAATAAGCAGACCTACAGTACTGTAAGTGGGGCCCGGATGCGTGGCTCCTGCGGGAGGAGGGTCCTGGGTCCCTGTCTTTGGGTCAGCGGGCGGGACCTTCTCATGTCTCCGGGTCCCATCTTCACGATTCCTTGTGCCGCCTCCTTCCCAGGAGCCCAATAACTTGAAGGCCCGCAATTCCTTCCGCTACAACGGGCTGATTCACCGCAAGACCGTGGGCGTGGAGCCGGCAGCCGACGGCAAAGGCGTCGTGGTGGTCATTAAGCGGAGATCCGGTGAGTTTTGTCTGGTTTGGGCCAGAGAGCGGCCCGTTTCCCGGGGCAGGGAGCTGTGATTTTTTAACTGTCAGGCAGGAGGAGTGATAACTGCCATTGCGGCGGGCATCCCTGGCGCCAGGGTGTTGGTCTGGGAACCGGTTTCGCTCTCGGCCGACTCTCTGTGAGCCGCGCGCGTCTGAGCCTGtgtcctcacctgtaaagtggaGAAACAACAAAGGACCTGAACTTCCCCGGTGGTGGTTGAGAGTGAAGGCACGGGGTTGATGTTTTCAGATGAAATCCTGAAAGTGAGTCAGGGTGGCGATGGATGGCTTCATCCCACAGGTgggaaaattgaggcacaatAGGGGAGGGGCCCTCGCTGCCACACTTAGAAGGGAACAGGCTGGGTTGGTCGCAGCCATTTGACCCCCATTCCGCCTGTGTAGGTTAGAGAAGAGGTTTTGAGGACCCCACTCCATACGTTCTGCTGTCAGGTGCAGGCCGTTTTGAGGGAGTCCCTGAGTGTTCATGGGAGTCGGGGGCGACTGACGAGGAGTCCAGCTTCACATGTGTTCTTGCCAgggttgtgttttctttttttagagtgAGTTTTTCTCAGGTCCTTGATTGGAACTGCTTCAGAGCCAAGGGTCCATTGATTCAATGGCAGCAGCAAACGCAGTCTTggctagtgatcctcctgcttcagggaCACGTAGTCCAGAGAGCAGGCAATTGCTTGGCACCTGGGGACCCCGTTTTGGGGTGTCCTGAAAGCTTTCCCCTCTTGGATTGCCGAATACATGGGTGGCCCTTCCTAGACGAAGGGACTGGATTGAGTGAGGCTGGGTCTCTCAGCCAAGCTGATGTTTAACCACTGCTGTGGGGATGGGCCTGGGATTCCTGGGAAGTTGTTCATAGCCATTGCCAGGAGCGTGGGCTCTGGCCAGACCTGGATCAGCTCCTAACTGAAGCAGCAGCTTCCTGGCATGAGAAAGGAGTGTTTTCGTGGTGGACAGAATTGGGCTATGAGTGTGACAAGCTGTGTCCTCAGTACTCTGTGATGAGTGAGCCTCTGTTAAATGGACAGGTGGGGAAACAGCTACCTGCTGGCCTGCCCGGGCGCCTGCCATGGGCCCGGGGTGCTCAGCTTCTCAGTGTGAGACTGTCCACACCTGCGAGTTGCGCTAAAGGTGCAGGTTAGGTGGACTGACCCCAGGACCTCCCTAACCCCCAACCAGGCCAGCGGAAGCCTGCCACCTCCTATGTGCGGACCACCATCAACAAGAATGCTCGTGCCACGCTCAGCAGCATCAGACACATGATCCGCAAGAACAAGTACCGCCCCGACCTGCGCATGGTGAGTTGGGGTTTGGGGGTCAGGCAGGGGGGTGGCCCGTGCTATGGGGAAGGGCCTCCCACTACTGGTTGCATATGGGCTGGAGAGGGGTGGATTCTTGCTTTCAAcctactccccacccccagcatgGGCCTAGGGGACAGCTTGTGGAGTGTGTGAGCTGAGCCTtgctctgcccccaccccaacccccctCCAGGCAGCCATCCGCAGGGCCAGCGCCATCCTGCGCAGCCAGAAGCCTGTGATGGTGAAGAGGAAGCGGACCCGCCCCACCAAGAGCTCCTGAGCCCCCTGCCCCCAAAGCAATAAAGAGTCAGCTGGCTTTCTCACCTGCCTGGACTGGGCCTCCCTTTGTGAAGCGCTGTGGGGAGCTCTGGCCCTGTGTGTTGTCATTCAGGCCATGTCATCAGAATTCTGCATGTCACCTTGTCCATCTGGAGGTGATGGCTGGCCATGGAGGAGAGGTGGGGTAGCTGCCTTGGCCCTGGTTGGGGCAAGGGTCATTGTCTTCATGGAAAAAGCTTGCTGACTTGTTACTGAGACCTACTGTCCCATTGTGAGGTGGCCTGAAGAATCCCAGCTGGGGCAGTGGCTTCCATTGAGAAGCAGAAAGGCGTTTTCTAACCCAGAAGGGTGCGGGCTGAGGGCTGGGCCCTGGTGCTGCAGCAGGGTTTGGGGACTTGGGGTGTTCCCAAGACCTGGGGGACGACAGGCATCACCTGAGGAAGGTGACTCACATGCAGAGAGTGGGCACAGCCACGCGTGGAGGGGATGAGCTTTGGTTGATGTGGCCTCGTCTCTGAGATGGGCAGCTTGCTGGATAGTGACTCACCCGTAAGGGAGGTGGCAACCCCAGGGTACAGCCAGTGGACGTTGAACAGCCTTAGCATCGTCCCCCTACTCCAGCCCTCCAGCTGTCCCCATCCCTCCCCAGTCTCTCTGAGCTGGCTCTTGTCTCAGGTATCAACTCAGTGGCCACTCCTGGGCcgccctgtcacccaagctgtccTGATTGCCCAGTCCTCCTGTTTCCTTTGGCCTGTTTGCTCCCTACCATTTATGACAGcttctgaggccaggagtttgagaccatcctaggcaaccTAGTGACAGACAGTCTGTAAAGTAAAACTACCTGGGTGCGCTGGTGtgctgcctgtggtcccagctcctcagaggTTGagtagaggctgaggtgggcgcagcacttgagccaagagtttgaggctgcagtgagcccatgAGCCcactactgcagtccagcctggaagacagcgTGACACTCGAGAGAGAGGCTTGGATGGGGAAAGAGTCATGCTAGGCACCTGTAAACCACTGCCAGGGACCGAGGATCCAGCATCCAGGACACCCCTGGTTCTGGCCATCCTGGGGTACCCGATTCAGAGAAGGACTCTACTCCCTGTCTGAGACTACCCATGGCCTTGTGACAGAGTAAAGGGACTCTCAGCCTTGACTTGCCATTGGTTGGGGTCATAGAGGGCTGGGAGCCCTGTGTTTTGGGGCAGACAACTGCCCTTCCAACCTCAGACCTGTCTGCTCCAGCTTTGCCCAGCTTGAAGGAGAGCAAATCTGACCACTTCTTGCCAGCCCCTGTCTGCTGTGGATTATCATATCCTCTGTCCTTCCCTTAGTTGGGTCTGTTAACTCGGATTGAGGGGTTGCTGTAGGACTGAGTTGGGTGACTTGGTATCTGCTCAGGACCCTCGCTGTCCCAGTCCCACTCAGGCCCACCTATGGCTTGCCTCACTCCACTGGGACTCCACCTTCATAAGGAGAGCTCACTGCTCACCTTAGTAAATGGCACCTTCTCGTGAGGCCTGCCCCTCGCACCTGCTTCAGTTGTCGTCCACAGCACTGATTTCCAGCCAACAAGCTGGCAGGTTTGTCTGTCATGTTTTTCCTATGTTGGCGGGTAAGGGGTTTGTCTAGCACACCAGCATACAATAGATACTGAATGAATGGGGGATATTGAATGTATTAAGGCCTGAGGCCCCCCAGGCCTGAGAGTTTGCTTGTAGGAgactttttttggagatggagtctcactgtgttggcaaggctggagtgcagtggcacgatctcggctcactacaacctccacctcctgggttcaagcgattctcctgcctcagcctcctgagtagctgggactacaggtgggtatTACCACACCCAGTTcagtattgtatttttagtagagactatttcaccattttgcccgGGCTGctttggaactcctgacttcaaatgacccacctgcctcggcctcccaaagtgctgggattacaggcgcctgaggCTTTCTgatgtggctgctgctgctcaGGTGGTCTTGTCCTTTAACTGCCTCCTTGCCTGCCCTGGAGCCTTGCCCCTCTAGGCCCAGCCCCCTGTGGAGTCCTGCTGGCTGCCTCCATCCCTGTCTGAATTCTCCCTGCTGTGTGGCCTCCCCGGTCTCATCCATAACACAGCCCAGCTTAGTGGACCTCTGTTCTGCGGGTGGCCAGCCCGTCTGTGTGGCTGGGCTGGGGAGGCTACGTCTGGTCCCTGAGTGCTACTGGTGGGTTGGGGTGGAGGAACCAGGAGAGGGCTGGAGGGGGAGAGTTGGTCTCAGCCCCAGGGagtttggagtccccagtgtgcAGAGCAAACATAGATGCACCGTTTCCCTCTTCCAGACCTCATCTTGGAGAGGGAGATGTTGGATGGGGCCGTCTATTGAAGCTTTATTCACACAAATCACGTCTGTTGGCCTGGAAATTGGAAAACAGGTTAAACCAAAAACATGATATTAAAATAAGCAGGCAGGCTCACCATAGTAAAAATGCCGAAAGCCAAAGACACAATTTGGAGAACAGAAGGAAAGCGTCTTGTCACGTATGGAAGGTCCCCGATAAAGTTAGTAGCTGCCCTCATCAGAAACAACAGGCCCAGGCAGTGGGGACGTACCCAAAGTGCTGAAAGGACCCCCCAGGTCATCCTGTCTCCAAGAGTGATGCCGCCAGCATTCCCAGCTCGGGGCTAATGGTTCACAGAAGCCAGGAATCAAACTGCCCGggttccagtcccagctctgccagttGTGCCCAGCTGTGGGGACTTGGGCAGCTCATTTAGTAgttccgtgcctcagtttcccataaGTAAAAGGCCGTTTCGAGTGCCTTTCACAGACCTGCATAAGGCAGGTGGGTGTTCACCGCTGTCTCTCCAGCTCTTAGTCTAGTAACTGCACGGTGAGTGAACCCAGGGCGCACCCGGGAAGGCTGCCAAGCCCAGTTGTGTGCAGAGCGCTGGGGACTCCAGACTCCCCACAGCAGCAGAGACTCGGGACTGAGGTGTGCTCTGTTCACAGGACATGCTGGCATCTACTTGTCAGGGCTGCGT contains:
- the RPL28 gene encoding 60S ribosomal protein L28, whose translation is MSAHLQWMVVRNCSSFLIKRNKQTYSTEPNNLKARNSFRYNGLIHRKTVGVEPAADGKGVVVVIKRRSGQRKPATSYVRTTINKNARATLSSIRHMIRKNKYRPDLRMAAIRRASAILRSQKPVMVKRKRTRPTKSS
- the TMEM238 gene encoding transmembrane protein 238; protein product: MAAVPAVCASQGTPPGAPSAPAVAPAPAAGLGRCRMALLLAVALDVAGMAALLTGVFAQLQVRGRDFGDLLIYSGALLVFLSLLGWILWYTGNIEISRQELERDYGLRPSALARLARKLSRRWFAAAAAGAPRPAPRGAEPPGTLPPRRLLPRALCLPRRGRARGGGRGQRVRPRQPLGSSCQDRTAVCSCLYIRGQQDAPCPPSLLTWIKSRFASARHVCLGEGPCWGGNGDKMACFLLAPRWAWPHLR